The following nucleotide sequence is from Aneurinibacillus soli.
ACAAGCAGTTCAACTGCTTCTTTAATTACATGATCAGGATCATTCCCCTTCTCAATCTCCATGCGAATACATGATTCCATATTCGTCGCAACAACCAATCCGACAGCGCGATCCACAGCAGAACGAATAGCAGTCAATTGGGTGACAACATCGCGGCAGTCTTTCTGCTGCTCCATCATGCTCAACACCCCACGGATCTGCCCTTCAATACGGCGAAGACGGTTTCTGACAGCATCATTATATTCCATCTGTTATCACCTCAACGTAAAATAGGGTACATTTATCGTACCCCGTTAGGTATGAAATGTAAACAGGAAATAAAATAGTGGATAAATACTCCATTTCTGCCTTGCTGAAGGACACCACCCCATCGAGCCTGAGCCACTTGTAACACTACGTCCTAAAAACGGGATTCGCATGAAAATCACTCGGCTCTAACGTTATACCACACAAAGTAAAAAGCAGCCACAGAATGGCTGCTTTTACTACTGTTATTGTATGTTGCGTAACGCTGATATAAGTGCATTTCGAGTGACAGCCCGATTCGTTCCCGATTTCTCACGCAAAAGCACGAGCGGAACACGTAAATGCTGATTAAACATCCGTAGTTCCTCATCAATAGCCTTCACCGTTCGCGGTACATCTACCTGCATGTCTTTTCGGGCGGCAGCCACTTCAACTGCGCCTCCCTCTGCCATTCGTTTCGAATCCTGCTGCCCCACATTTCGGCTGATCCTGGTTATGATCGCTTCCAACGCTTTCTCATCGTACGTTACATAAAACGAAATACCTAGCGGAGGTGCATCTCCCTGCCATTTCTGCCAAAGCCCTGCCATTGTCCGTTCACGTGAAACGGCCTGCGCCTTCTTCATCGTCGCATCCATATCGTACGAAAGGTTGATCGCTTTTTTATCGATCGGAAATACACGATCCCCAATCGTTACCTGTAGCGGAATGTGGTCAATTGTATAAATAACATCTTCAAGCCGCCGCTGTGCCTCCACATACGTCAGTCCTCCGATTGTAATGCCAGCAACTTTCATTTCTTCCGGAAATCGCTGCTCTTTCCACTCTTCTGTCAGAAAAAGCGAGAGGATACTGAATACAATTGTCTGCAAAAAAAGCAAGGCGAGAACGACCGAAAACTGCCGCATATACTGTCCAATCTTCATCTTGCCTCACCATTACCTTTAATTTTTCTATCCTACAATACTGCACTATGAAAGTTTTAAAGTTAACTCGACTACTTTACTTCGACCCATTTGCCGAGCCCGTGTAGCAAGCTCTTCCGTTACTTTCTCCCCTTCAGCTCCGAGCAAGTTGCCTTCTTCATCATACAAATCCTCTGCAAGCGTACGGCCAATCAAAGGCGCCGTATCGAGCTCTTCTTCCTCTACTTCCGCCACCACTTCTTCTACTTCCGGCAGCTGGACAAACTCATCAAGGGACATCATCTGCTTGACGCCATCTTCTGTCACAACCATAATGTCGCGACCGAATGTCACCACGAATTCTTGCGGCATGACCTTCGCTTCTCCAGCTGGATCTTCAACCACACAGCCGACAATTTTACCGGTCTCTTCTTCAATGTAATACTCCGTTACCTGGCCAAGAAAACGGCCCTTCTTGG
It contains:
- a CDS encoding peptidoglycan binding domain-containing protein — its product is MKIGQYMRQFSVVLALLFLQTIVFSILSLFLTEEWKEQRFPEEMKVAGITIGGLTYVEAQRRLEDVIYTIDHIPLQVTIGDRVFPIDKKAINLSYDMDATMKKAQAVSRERTMAGLWQKWQGDAPPLGISFYVTYDEKALEAIITRISRNVGQQDSKRMAEGGAVEVAAARKDMQVDVPRTVKAIDEELRMFNQHLRVPLVLLREKSGTNRAVTRNALISALRNIQ
- a CDS encoding metal-sensitive transcriptional regulator, with product MEYNDAVRNRLRRIEGQIRGVLSMMEQQKDCRDVVTQLTAIRSAVDRAVGLVVATNMESCIRMEIEKGNDPDHVIKEAVELLVKSR
- a CDS encoding PRC-barrel domain-containing protein — protein: MKQSQEILGMPIFSIMDGQEIGSVKNIVINPERAGVEFLIVQNDHWEFGIKAIPYRRVEGIGDYAVTVENDSAVIDLAEIPIANDLLSKNIQIRGTRIITKKGRFLGQVTEYYIEEETGKIVGCVVEDPAGEAKVMPQEFVVTFGRDIMVVTEDGVKQMMSLDEFVQLPEVEEVVAEVEEEELDTAPLIGRTLAEDLYDEEGNLLGAEGEKVTEELATRARQMGRSKVVELTLKLS